One stretch of Xiphophorus maculatus strain JP 163 A chromosome 19, X_maculatus-5.0-male, whole genome shotgun sequence DNA includes these proteins:
- the LOC102231930 gene encoding matrilin-3 isoform X2 — MVLLVWKVVVVFGILAVGSQGSLPQPRSQRRVSPGRYDRSENLASIPGTSVEAQSEERFQEVRRGDQRSVLLQRGARKDADIYLRHEGLRDDAATRTNCKNRPIDLVFIIDSSRSVRPAEFKKAKEFLQAMVDSLVIGRDATRVGLVNYASTVKIEFLLNTFFDKSSVMQALGQVEPLASGTMTGMAIRTAIEKAFTKEAGARSASMNIAKVAIIVTDGRPQDKVEEVSATARASGIEIYAVGVDRADMASLKLMASQPHDDHVFYVETYGVIEKLTSKFRETLCGLDPCDQGHNCQHICVNSGDSYICKCRPGYILNPDKKTCSRADACTQGHDCQHICVNTRDSYMCQCRTGYVLNTDKKTCSRMDACSSEHNCQHICVKSGDSYVCMCRKGYLLNADNKTCSRSDPCALGHDCHHICENSDASYVCKCRAGYVLNTDQKTCSRSDPCSHRHDCQHICVNSDASHMCKCQVGYVLNPDKKTCSRSDACSQGHDCQHICVNSGSSYVCKCRLGYSLNMDRKTCSRLDACIQGHDCQHICINNGVSYNCKCRIGYMLNSDQKTCSQEMRSEISEDACMCEAQIVFQKKVQSAIQELTWKISELSDKVNDIEGTFQH, encoded by the exons ATGGTTTTGTTAGTGTGGAAGGTGGTGGTGGTCTTTGGTATCCTGGCGGTGGGATCTCAGGGCTCTCTCCCACAGCCCCGGTCACAGCGTCGGGTGTCTCCAGGGCGCTATGACCGATCAGAGAACTTAGCATCGATCCCAGGGACGTCTGTAGAGGCGCAGAGTGAGGAGCGCTTTCAGGAGGTCCGGCGGGGTGACCAGAGAAGCGTCCTGCTGCAGCGGGGCGCGCGGAAAGATGCCGACATCTACCTGAGGCACGAGGGACTGAGAGATGACGCAG CAACAAGAACTAATTGCAAAAATCGCCCTATTGACCTGGTTTTCATCATAGACAGTTCCCGCAGTGTGCGCCCTGCTGAATTTAAAAAGGCCAAGGAGTTCCTGCAGGCCATGGTGGACAGCCTGGTTATTGGCAGAGATGCCACTCGTGTCGGCCTCGTTAATTATGCGAGCACAGTCAAAATTGAGTTTCTCCTCAACACTTTTTTTGACAAATCCTCTGTGATGCAGGCACTCGGCCAAGTTGAGCCCTTAGCTTCAGGCACCATGACGGGCATGGCCATCAGGACCGCCATAGAGAAAGCCTTCACCAAGGAGGCCGGGGCCCGATCCGCTTCCATGAACATTGCTAAGGTGGCTATTATAGTGACTGATGGGAGACCTCAGGACAAGGTGGAGGAGGTGTCAGCCACAGCCAGAGCATCTGGGATTGAAATCTATGCAGTGGGAGTTGACAGAGCTGATATGGCTTCCCTGAAACTTATGGCCAGCCAGCCACATGATGACCATGTCTTCTATGTGGAGACCTATGGTGTGATCGAGAAGCTTACGTCTAAGTTTAGGGAAACTTTGTGTG GTTTGGATCCATGTGATCAAGGACACAACTGTCAGCATATTTGTGTCAACAGTGGTGACTCGTACATCTGCAAGTGTCGCCCTGGCTACATCCTGAATCCAGACAAGAAAACATGCTCAc GTGCAGATGCTTGTACCCAGGGACATGACTGCCAGCATATTTGTGTCAACACCCGCGACTCGTACATGTGCCAGTGTAGAACTGGATACGTGTTGAACACAGATAAGAAAACATGCTCAC GTATGGATGCATGTTCTTCAGAACATAACTGCCAACATATTTGTGTCAAAAGTGGAGATTCTTATGTTTGCATGTGTCGCAAAGGATATTTGTTGAACGCAGACAACAAAACATGCTCAC GTTCTGATCCATGTGCCCTTGGACACGATTGCCATCATATTTGTGAAAATAGTGATGCATCATATGTCTGCAAGTGTCGGGCGGGATATGTGTTAAATACAGACCAGAAAACGTGCTCAC GTTCTGATCCATGTTCCCATAGACATGATTGTCAGCACATCTGTGTAAACAGTGATGCTTCACACATGTGCAAATGTCAAGTGGGATATGTGTTGAATccagataaaaaaacatgctcac gcTCAGACGCATGTTCTCAGGGACATGACTGCCAGCATATATGTGTCAACAGTGGAAGCTCATATGTCTGCAAGTGTCGGCTGGGATATTCGCTCAACATGGACAGGAAGACATGCTCAc GTTTGGATGCATGTATTCAGGGACACGACTGCCAGCATATCTGTATCAACAACGGTGTTTCTTACAACTGCAAGTGTCGAATAGGATACATGCTAAATTCAGACCAGAAAACATGTTCAC AGGAAATGAGGAGTGAAATTTCAGAAGATGCCTGCATGTGTGAAGCTCAAATTGTATTCCAGAAAAAAGTGCAGTCAGCCATTCAAGAGCTCACCTGGAAAA TTTCTGAACTTTCAGACAAAGTAAACGACATTGAAGGCACATTCCAACATTGA
- the LOC102232187 gene encoding G-protein coupled receptor family C group 6 member A-like isoform X1: protein MRRIFQEKAHTAGVENTACTSDSTMFLLKLLVTFMSVFHSSSENTDFRAEMKHTYLHGDVIIGGLFPIHQQTNRTTDPGPISCKMFDIQTFLRAQVMIYSIQEINQQTPRLLPNLTLGYDIYDTCGDVSLAIRATLQLLKDQSDPQRCLIPASINSSLPEPETKVVIGEELSEVSLAVARVLALPSVTQISYASTSEQLSLKYKFPTFLRTVSSDKHQTQAIYELVKYSSWQSVAIVGSTDEYGKYGTDSLLKLFTGNNICVDFVDILPDTFVKNCSTARDLLKKIEISTAEAIIMFTIDTNVRIILEAVVEKNLNRTWIASDTWSTSSKISEMTGIESIGPVFGFNFRQKEVPGFQDYVTSMFNGTTNSILSYYQVFTNSSKDDMKCNCANKTSDINCLYCYIDHDESYNIYLAVQVIAEGLRILLKCNNQSCERTTFTAIELFHVIRKINITVNDTNIYFDENGDPSLGYDILFWNTSASKEGVEKIKIGEYWPNKNISFNKDLSQWRTTENVSVFNCFKTCKPGEKLELHYGKCCYRCANCSPQESSYGNDTFCSLCEENEFSPANRRYTCENKTEEFLEWSDPFSIILVTTSAIAIIATAVIAIVIGFNCGTPIVKAIGGSLCYVEMASLLLGFCTTFTFIGKPTPNSCVGIPLFGISFSLCISCILANLIQILLGFSFDPRVCSKIKKLNHPVAVVVIISGVQLGVSLAWLIVLPRLPSKDQKESTILYQCNMCEKSKKFFAATIVYNSFWGVVCFIFAFKGRKLPDIYKNASLITVSMVLFLIIWIVFLPIYLTLEGKYKPAISSAAILISCFSILGCHLAPKCYIMLFRKEINNQNAISEYIRKHYERKDLSVIS from the exons ATGAGGAGAATTTTCCAGGAGAAAGCTCACACTGCAGGAGTAGAAAACACAGCCTGCACATCTGATTCAACCATGTTTTTGTTGAAGCTACTTGTAACTTTTATGAGTGTATTTCACTCCAGCTCTGAAAATACTGATTTCAGagctgaaatgaagcatacgtACCTTCATGGGGATGTTATTATTGGAGGTCTTTTTCCTATTCACCAACAAACCAACAGAACAACAGATCCTGGTCCAATATCCTGTAAAAT GTTTGATATCCAAACATTCCTACGTGCCCAAGTGATGATCTACTCTATCCaagaaataaaccaacaaaCGCCAAGACTGCTGCCCAACCTCACCCTTGGATATGACATTTATGATACTTGTGGAGATGTCAGCCTCGCCATCAGAGCaactctgcagctgctgaaggaCCAGTCAGACCCACAGAGGTGTCTCATACCTGCATCCATCAATTCCTCCTTACCTGAACCTGAGACGAAGGTGGTTATTGGAGAGGAATTGTCTGAGGTATCCTTAGCAGTTGCAAGAGTACTTGCTCTACCATCAGTCACACAG ATTAGCTATGCATCAACCAGTGAGCAGCTCAGTTTAAAATATAAGTTCCCCACCTTCCTACGGACTGTTTCCAGTGACAAACATCAGACGCAAGCCATTTACGAGCTGGTGAAGTATTCTTCATGGCAATCAGTGGCCATTGTGGGAAGCACTGATGAATATGGGAAGTATGGAACTGATAGTCTCCTGAAGCTCTTCACTGGCAATAATATTTGTGTTGACTTTGTGGACATTCTCCCTGATACCTTTGTCAAAAACTGTTCAACAGCAAGAgatctgctgaaaaaaatagaaatttctACCGCTGAGGCCATCATCATGTTCACCATAGACACCAATGTTCGTATCATCCTTGAAGCAgttgttgaaaaaaatctcaacagaACCTGGATAGCAAGTGACACCTGGTCCACTTCTTCTAAAATCTCTGAGATGACAGGAATCGAAAGCATTGgtccagtttttggtttcaatttTAGACAAAAGGAGGTGCCGGGCTTTCAAGATTACGTCACCTCAATGTTTAATGGAACTACAAACAGCATTTTGAGTTATTATCAAGTTTTCACAAACAGCTCCAAAGATGACATGAAGTGTAACTGCGCGAATAAGACTTCCGACATAAACTGCTTGTACTGCTACATTGATCATGATGAATCCTACAACATCTACCTGGCTGTTCAGGTCATTGCTGAGGGCCTCAGAATCTTACTCAAATGTAACAATCAAAGCTGTGAACGGACCACGTTTACTGCTATTGAG CTTTTTCATGTAATCAGGAAGATCAACATCACTGTGAATGACACAAATATCTACTTCGATGAAAACGGAGATCCCAGTCTGGGATACGACATATTGTTTTGGAACACATCTGCGTCCAAAGAAGgtgttgagaaaataaaaatcggAGAATACTggccaaataaaaacatttcatttaacaaagATCTGTCACAATGGAGAACCACTGAAAAT GTCTCTGTTTTTAACTGCTTCAAAACATGTAAACCAGGAGAAAAATTGGAATTACATTATGGAAAATGCTGCTATAGATGTGCTAACTGTTCACCTCAAGAGTCTTCTTATGGAAATG ATACTTTTTGCAGTCTATGTGAAGAGAACGAGTTCTCACCAGCAAACCGCAGGTATACATGtgagaataaaactgaagagTTTCTTGAGTGGTCAGACCCCTTCTCCATCATTCTGGTCACGACATCTGCTATTGCAATAATTGCTACTGCAGTCATTGCTATCGTCATTGGCTTCAACTGTGGGACTCCCATTGTTAAGGCAATTGGAGGTTCCCTGTGTTATGTGGAGATGGCCTCCTTGCTCCTCGGCTTTTGCACTACCTTCACCTTTATAGGAAAACCCACACCAAATTCCTGTGTAGGCATTCCTCTGTTCGGTATAAGTTTCTCCCTCTGTATCTCCTGCATTCTGGCCAACTTAATTCAGATCCTGCTAGGTTTTAGCTTTGACCCGAGGGTTTGCTCTAAGATTAAGAAGCTTAATCATCCAGTAGCTGTGGTTGTCATCATCTCTGGTGTGCAGTTGGGTGTATCCTTAGCTTGGCTAATCGTTCTCCCACGTCTTCCTTCAAAGGACCAGAAAGAGTCCACAATATTGTACCAATGTAACATGTGCGAAAAGTCCAAAAAGTTTTTTGCTGCCACAATAGTCTACAACTCTTTCTGGGGCGTTGTGTGTTTTATCTTTGCATTCAAAGGTAGAAAGCTACcagacatttacaaaaatgcCTCATTGATCACAGTGAGCATGGTGCTGTTTTTAATCATATGGATTGTTTTCCTCCCAATTTATCTCACTTTGGAAGGAAAGTACAAACCGGCTATAAGCAGTGCAGCCATTTTGATCTCATGCTTCAGCATCCTTGGCTGTCACTTGGCTCCCAAGTGTTACATTATGTTGTTCAGAAAAGAGATTAATAATCAAAATGCTATCAGTGAATATATTAGGAAACATTATGAGAGGAAGGACTTATCCGTGATTTCATGA
- the LOC102231930 gene encoding matrilin-3 isoform X3, whose translation MVLLVWKVVVVFGILAVGSQGSLPQPRSQRRVSPGRYDRSENLASIPGTSVEAQSEERFQEVRRGDQRSVLLQRGARKDADIYLRHEGLRDDAATRTNCKNRPIDLVFIIDSSRSVRPAEFKKAKEFLQAMVDSLVIGRDATRVGLVNYASTVKIEFLLNTFFDKSSVMQALGQVEPLASGTMTGMAIRTAIEKAFTKEAGARSASMNIAKVAIIVTDGRPQDKVEEVSATARASGIEIYAVGVDRADMASLKLMASQPHDDHVFYVETYGVIEKLTSKFRETLCGKDDDNGSADIDNGLGLNGRKDDNKRDSEGNNGLDPCDQGHNCQHICVNSGDSYICKCRPGYILNPDKKTCSRSDACSQGHDCQHICVNSGSSYVCKCRLGYSLNMDRKTCSRLDACIQGHDCQHICINNGVSYNCKCRIGYMLNSDQKTCSQEMRSEISEDACMCEAQIVFQKKVQSAIQELTWKISELSDKVNDIEGTFQH comes from the exons ATGGTTTTGTTAGTGTGGAAGGTGGTGGTGGTCTTTGGTATCCTGGCGGTGGGATCTCAGGGCTCTCTCCCACAGCCCCGGTCACAGCGTCGGGTGTCTCCAGGGCGCTATGACCGATCAGAGAACTTAGCATCGATCCCAGGGACGTCTGTAGAGGCGCAGAGTGAGGAGCGCTTTCAGGAGGTCCGGCGGGGTGACCAGAGAAGCGTCCTGCTGCAGCGGGGCGCGCGGAAAGATGCCGACATCTACCTGAGGCACGAGGGACTGAGAGATGACGCAG CAACAAGAACTAATTGCAAAAATCGCCCTATTGACCTGGTTTTCATCATAGACAGTTCCCGCAGTGTGCGCCCTGCTGAATTTAAAAAGGCCAAGGAGTTCCTGCAGGCCATGGTGGACAGCCTGGTTATTGGCAGAGATGCCACTCGTGTCGGCCTCGTTAATTATGCGAGCACAGTCAAAATTGAGTTTCTCCTCAACACTTTTTTTGACAAATCCTCTGTGATGCAGGCACTCGGCCAAGTTGAGCCCTTAGCTTCAGGCACCATGACGGGCATGGCCATCAGGACCGCCATAGAGAAAGCCTTCACCAAGGAGGCCGGGGCCCGATCCGCTTCCATGAACATTGCTAAGGTGGCTATTATAGTGACTGATGGGAGACCTCAGGACAAGGTGGAGGAGGTGTCAGCCACAGCCAGAGCATCTGGGATTGAAATCTATGCAGTGGGAGTTGACAGAGCTGATATGGCTTCCCTGAAACTTATGGCCAGCCAGCCACATGATGACCATGTCTTCTATGTGGAGACCTATGGTGTGATCGAGAAGCTTACGTCTAAGTTTAGGGAAACTTTGTGTGGTAAGGATGATGATAATGGGAGTGCAGATATTGATAACGGACTAGGCCTAAATGGCAGGAAAGACGATAATAAGCGTGACAGTGAAGGGAACAACG GTTTGGATCCATGTGATCAAGGACACAACTGTCAGCATATTTGTGTCAACAGTGGTGACTCGTACATCTGCAAGTGTCGCCCTGGCTACATCCTGAATCCAGACAAGAAAACATGCTCAc gcTCAGACGCATGTTCTCAGGGACATGACTGCCAGCATATATGTGTCAACAGTGGAAGCTCATATGTCTGCAAGTGTCGGCTGGGATATTCGCTCAACATGGACAGGAAGACATGCTCAc GTTTGGATGCATGTATTCAGGGACACGACTGCCAGCATATCTGTATCAACAACGGTGTTTCTTACAACTGCAAGTGTCGAATAGGATACATGCTAAATTCAGACCAGAAAACATGTTCAC AGGAAATGAGGAGTGAAATTTCAGAAGATGCCTGCATGTGTGAAGCTCAAATTGTATTCCAGAAAAAAGTGCAGTCAGCCATTCAAGAGCTCACCTGGAAAA TTTCTGAACTTTCAGACAAAGTAAACGACATTGAAGGCACATTCCAACATTGA
- the odc1 gene encoding ornithine decarboxylase, producing MNTTTPNKFEFSFLEEGFSARDIVEQKINESSLTDDRDAFYVCDLGDVLRKHLRWARALPRITPFYAVKCNDSQAVVMTLASLGTGFDCASKTEIQLVQSLGVDPSRIIYANPCKQVSQIKYASAHGVQMMTFDSEVELMKVARCHDNAKLVLRIATDDSKAVCRLSVKFGAPLKACRGLLERAKELGLDVIGVSFHVGSGCTDAETYTKAIADARCVFDMGEELGFNMDLLDIGGGFPGSDDTELKFEEITVVINTALDKYFPVDSGVRVIAEPGRFYVASAYTLVVNIIAKKVIMDDESSSDEEDEGTSDRTLMYYVNDGVYGSFNCILYDHAHCLPTLHKKPKPDEAVYPCSIWGPTCDGLDRIVELCTLPDLQVGDWLVFENMGAYTVAASSTFNGFQRPDIYYVMSRPAWQYVQQVCSQGLPAPVEESSLFDLPACCGRESSLDMSTKPCHAHVV from the exons ATGAACACCACCACACCCAACAAATTTGAATTTTCCTTTCTTGAAGAGGGCTTCTCTGCTCGGGACATTGTTGAGCAGAAAATCAATGAGTCATCCTTGACA gATGATAGGGATGCATTCTATGTCTGTGACTTAGGAGATGTTTTACGAAAACATCTCCGTTGGGCAAGAGCTCTGCCTCGCATCACTCCTTTCTACGCCGTCAAGTGCAACGACAGCCAGGCTGTAGTTATGACGCTGGCATCGTTGGGAACTGGCTTCGACTGTGCAAGCAAG ACGGAGATCCAGCTTGTTCAGTCCCTGGGAGTGGATCCAAGCAGAATAATCTATGCCAACCCCTGCAAGCAGGTCTCACAAATAAAGTACGCATCTGCACACGGAGTCCAAATGATGACCTTCGATAGTGAAGTGGAGCTCATGAAAGTGGCCCGTTGTCACGACAATGCCAA GTTGGTGTTGCGCATCGCCACAGATGACTCGAAGGCTGTGTGTCGCCTCAGTGTGAAGTTTGGTGCTCCCCTCAAAGCTTGTCGCGGTCTCCTGGAGCGGGCAAAGGAACTGGGGCTGGATGTGATCGGTGTCAGTTTTCATGTTGGCAGCGGCTGCACTGATGCAGAGACCTACACCAAAGCCATTGCAGATGCTCGCTGTGTCTTTGATATGGGG GAAGAGCTTGGCTTCAACATGGATCTCCTGGACATTGGAGGAGGTTTTCCTGGTTCGGATGACACTGAACTGAAGTTTGAAGAG ATTACAGTAGTAATCAACACGGCCCTCGACAAGTACTTTCCTGTCGACTCCGGGGTCAGGGTCATCGCTGAGCCGGGACGCTTCTACGTGGCATCTGCTTACACATTAGTGGTGAATATCATTGCTAAGAAGGTCATCATGGATGACGAATCATCTTCAGATG AGGAAGATGAAGGGACCAGTGACAGAACTCTGATGTACTACGTCAACGATGGGGTGTATGGCTCCTTCAACTGCATCCTCTATGACCACGCTCACTGTTTGCCGACATTGCATAAG AAACCAAAACCAGATGAGGCGGTGTACCCCTGCAGCATATGGGGCCCTACATGTGATGGTCTAGATCGGATCGTGGAACTGTGTACCCTGCCTGACCTCCAGGTGGGGGACTGGCTTGTTTTTGAGAACATGGGTGCCTACACTGTAGCTGCTTCCTCCACCTTTAATGGCTTCCAAAGACCAGACATTTACTACGTCATGTCCCGTCCTGCCTG GCAATATGTGCAGCAAGTCTGCTCCCAGGGCCTTCCAGCTCCGGTAGAGGAGTCCTCCTTGTTCGACCTTCCAGCATGCTGTGGCCGAGAGAGCAGCTTGGACATGTCCACTAAGCCTTGCCATGCCCATGTGGTTTAA
- the LOC102232187 gene encoding G-protein coupled receptor family C group 6 member A-like isoform X2, whose protein sequence is MFLLKLLVTFMSVFHSSSENTDFRAEMKHTYLHGDVIIGGLFPIHQQTNRTTDPGPISCKMFDIQTFLRAQVMIYSIQEINQQTPRLLPNLTLGYDIYDTCGDVSLAIRATLQLLKDQSDPQRCLIPASINSSLPEPETKVVIGEELSEVSLAVARVLALPSVTQISYASTSEQLSLKYKFPTFLRTVSSDKHQTQAIYELVKYSSWQSVAIVGSTDEYGKYGTDSLLKLFTGNNICVDFVDILPDTFVKNCSTARDLLKKIEISTAEAIIMFTIDTNVRIILEAVVEKNLNRTWIASDTWSTSSKISEMTGIESIGPVFGFNFRQKEVPGFQDYVTSMFNGTTNSILSYYQVFTNSSKDDMKCNCANKTSDINCLYCYIDHDESYNIYLAVQVIAEGLRILLKCNNQSCERTTFTAIELFHVIRKINITVNDTNIYFDENGDPSLGYDILFWNTSASKEGLCF, encoded by the exons ATGTTTTTGTTGAAGCTACTTGTAACTTTTATGAGTGTATTTCACTCCAGCTCTGAAAATACTGATTTCAGagctgaaatgaagcatacgtACCTTCATGGGGATGTTATTATTGGAGGTCTTTTTCCTATTCACCAACAAACCAACAGAACAACAGATCCTGGTCCAATATCCTGTAAAAT GTTTGATATCCAAACATTCCTACGTGCCCAAGTGATGATCTACTCTATCCaagaaataaaccaacaaaCGCCAAGACTGCTGCCCAACCTCACCCTTGGATATGACATTTATGATACTTGTGGAGATGTCAGCCTCGCCATCAGAGCaactctgcagctgctgaaggaCCAGTCAGACCCACAGAGGTGTCTCATACCTGCATCCATCAATTCCTCCTTACCTGAACCTGAGACGAAGGTGGTTATTGGAGAGGAATTGTCTGAGGTATCCTTAGCAGTTGCAAGAGTACTTGCTCTACCATCAGTCACACAG ATTAGCTATGCATCAACCAGTGAGCAGCTCAGTTTAAAATATAAGTTCCCCACCTTCCTACGGACTGTTTCCAGTGACAAACATCAGACGCAAGCCATTTACGAGCTGGTGAAGTATTCTTCATGGCAATCAGTGGCCATTGTGGGAAGCACTGATGAATATGGGAAGTATGGAACTGATAGTCTCCTGAAGCTCTTCACTGGCAATAATATTTGTGTTGACTTTGTGGACATTCTCCCTGATACCTTTGTCAAAAACTGTTCAACAGCAAGAgatctgctgaaaaaaatagaaatttctACCGCTGAGGCCATCATCATGTTCACCATAGACACCAATGTTCGTATCATCCTTGAAGCAgttgttgaaaaaaatctcaacagaACCTGGATAGCAAGTGACACCTGGTCCACTTCTTCTAAAATCTCTGAGATGACAGGAATCGAAAGCATTGgtccagtttttggtttcaatttTAGACAAAAGGAGGTGCCGGGCTTTCAAGATTACGTCACCTCAATGTTTAATGGAACTACAAACAGCATTTTGAGTTATTATCAAGTTTTCACAAACAGCTCCAAAGATGACATGAAGTGTAACTGCGCGAATAAGACTTCCGACATAAACTGCTTGTACTGCTACATTGATCATGATGAATCCTACAACATCTACCTGGCTGTTCAGGTCATTGCTGAGGGCCTCAGAATCTTACTCAAATGTAACAATCAAAGCTGTGAACGGACCACGTTTACTGCTATTGAG CTTTTTCATGTAATCAGGAAGATCAACATCACTGTGAATGACACAAATATCTACTTCGATGAAAACGGAGATCCCAGTCTGGGATACGACATATTGTTTTGGAACACATCTGCGTCCAAAGAAG GTCTCTGTTTTTAA
- the LOC102231930 gene encoding matrilin-3 isoform X1, producing the protein MVLLVWKVVVVFGILAVGSQGSLPQPRSQRRVSPGRYDRSENLASIPGTSVEAQSEERFQEVRRGDQRSVLLQRGARKDADIYLRHEGLRDDAATRTNCKNRPIDLVFIIDSSRSVRPAEFKKAKEFLQAMVDSLVIGRDATRVGLVNYASTVKIEFLLNTFFDKSSVMQALGQVEPLASGTMTGMAIRTAIEKAFTKEAGARSASMNIAKVAIIVTDGRPQDKVEEVSATARASGIEIYAVGVDRADMASLKLMASQPHDDHVFYVETYGVIEKLTSKFRETLCGKDDDNGSADIDNGLGLNGRKDDNKRDSEGNNGLDPCDQGHNCQHICVNSGDSYICKCRPGYILNPDKKTCSRADACTQGHDCQHICVNTRDSYMCQCRTGYVLNTDKKTCSRMDACSSEHNCQHICVKSGDSYVCMCRKGYLLNADNKTCSRSDPCALGHDCHHICENSDASYVCKCRAGYVLNTDQKTCSRSDPCSHRHDCQHICVNSDASHMCKCQVGYVLNPDKKTCSRSDACSQGHDCQHICVNSGSSYVCKCRLGYSLNMDRKTCSRLDACIQGHDCQHICINNGVSYNCKCRIGYMLNSDQKTCSQEMRSEISEDACMCEAQIVFQKKVQSAIQELTWKISELSDKVNDIEGTFQH; encoded by the exons ATGGTTTTGTTAGTGTGGAAGGTGGTGGTGGTCTTTGGTATCCTGGCGGTGGGATCTCAGGGCTCTCTCCCACAGCCCCGGTCACAGCGTCGGGTGTCTCCAGGGCGCTATGACCGATCAGAGAACTTAGCATCGATCCCAGGGACGTCTGTAGAGGCGCAGAGTGAGGAGCGCTTTCAGGAGGTCCGGCGGGGTGACCAGAGAAGCGTCCTGCTGCAGCGGGGCGCGCGGAAAGATGCCGACATCTACCTGAGGCACGAGGGACTGAGAGATGACGCAG CAACAAGAACTAATTGCAAAAATCGCCCTATTGACCTGGTTTTCATCATAGACAGTTCCCGCAGTGTGCGCCCTGCTGAATTTAAAAAGGCCAAGGAGTTCCTGCAGGCCATGGTGGACAGCCTGGTTATTGGCAGAGATGCCACTCGTGTCGGCCTCGTTAATTATGCGAGCACAGTCAAAATTGAGTTTCTCCTCAACACTTTTTTTGACAAATCCTCTGTGATGCAGGCACTCGGCCAAGTTGAGCCCTTAGCTTCAGGCACCATGACGGGCATGGCCATCAGGACCGCCATAGAGAAAGCCTTCACCAAGGAGGCCGGGGCCCGATCCGCTTCCATGAACATTGCTAAGGTGGCTATTATAGTGACTGATGGGAGACCTCAGGACAAGGTGGAGGAGGTGTCAGCCACAGCCAGAGCATCTGGGATTGAAATCTATGCAGTGGGAGTTGACAGAGCTGATATGGCTTCCCTGAAACTTATGGCCAGCCAGCCACATGATGACCATGTCTTCTATGTGGAGACCTATGGTGTGATCGAGAAGCTTACGTCTAAGTTTAGGGAAACTTTGTGTGGTAAGGATGATGATAATGGGAGTGCAGATATTGATAACGGACTAGGCCTAAATGGCAGGAAAGACGATAATAAGCGTGACAGTGAAGGGAACAACG GTTTGGATCCATGTGATCAAGGACACAACTGTCAGCATATTTGTGTCAACAGTGGTGACTCGTACATCTGCAAGTGTCGCCCTGGCTACATCCTGAATCCAGACAAGAAAACATGCTCAc GTGCAGATGCTTGTACCCAGGGACATGACTGCCAGCATATTTGTGTCAACACCCGCGACTCGTACATGTGCCAGTGTAGAACTGGATACGTGTTGAACACAGATAAGAAAACATGCTCAC GTATGGATGCATGTTCTTCAGAACATAACTGCCAACATATTTGTGTCAAAAGTGGAGATTCTTATGTTTGCATGTGTCGCAAAGGATATTTGTTGAACGCAGACAACAAAACATGCTCAC GTTCTGATCCATGTGCCCTTGGACACGATTGCCATCATATTTGTGAAAATAGTGATGCATCATATGTCTGCAAGTGTCGGGCGGGATATGTGTTAAATACAGACCAGAAAACGTGCTCAC GTTCTGATCCATGTTCCCATAGACATGATTGTCAGCACATCTGTGTAAACAGTGATGCTTCACACATGTGCAAATGTCAAGTGGGATATGTGTTGAATccagataaaaaaacatgctcac gcTCAGACGCATGTTCTCAGGGACATGACTGCCAGCATATATGTGTCAACAGTGGAAGCTCATATGTCTGCAAGTGTCGGCTGGGATATTCGCTCAACATGGACAGGAAGACATGCTCAc GTTTGGATGCATGTATTCAGGGACACGACTGCCAGCATATCTGTATCAACAACGGTGTTTCTTACAACTGCAAGTGTCGAATAGGATACATGCTAAATTCAGACCAGAAAACATGTTCAC AGGAAATGAGGAGTGAAATTTCAGAAGATGCCTGCATGTGTGAAGCTCAAATTGTATTCCAGAAAAAAGTGCAGTCAGCCATTCAAGAGCTCACCTGGAAAA TTTCTGAACTTTCAGACAAAGTAAACGACATTGAAGGCACATTCCAACATTGA